The segment TTAGTGCTTAATAACGTCTGTTCATCAATTAATCTCTTGTTCCTTAAATCTGGAAGAAGACCATGAAATTCCAAGAAATCTGCACCAATAATTGGATGCTTGACATCAGCAATGATAAACTGCCATCTAAATGGACGTCGAAGACCTAAGTCTAGTATCCTTGTACTACAACCGTATGTATTAATTACAGTATTATTAGCTGCATATAATTTGAAATCGACAACAGATTTAACACCTCTGACCATATTTCTTGGAATAACCGAAACATCAGCTCCAGTATCAACTAAATAGAATATGCCATCTTTCTTATCAGAGATTATCAGGCGTTTATTCCTCTTAAAACCGTCAACGACCGCCTGAGCACGTAACGGTTGACTTAGTTTTCCAACAAGGTTTTGTCACCAAATGAACATGGTTGTACACATTTGTGTGCTTTATCACCAAATTTATCATGATAAAAGCAGTACTTCTTAccttcttcatttttctttttactttgACTAGTTGACCATCTTTTGAAGTTTGATCGTCCTCTTGAAAAACTGCGTTCTCTCCTTTGATTCTGATGAGTTAATCTTTCCATTTGTTTCCTTAACTCAGTAATTTCCTCAGACATTTTCTTAATTAATCCTCCTTGCGAAGATTCGATGGAAAATACTGAAGAAGATGTTGGCCGAGACATATCTAAAATCTGATCAGCTTGAATAGCTAATTTGGAAAGATCTTTAACTTCGCTAATTGCAAGAATGGATCTAATATTTTCCGGAAGTTGTTCTAGGAAAATAGATCTAAGGACCTCATTATTAATTTGTCCAGGTGCTAAATTATTCAGTCTGTGTAGAAAAACTGATGGTTTTTCATCCCCAAGCACATGTGATCCaagtaattttctaattttagcTTCTTTACTTTCTCCAAAAGCGTTACATATTCGTTCTTTtaactttaaatatttattattttcaggaGGACAAATTAAAATATCCTCAACCAAAGGAAGAACTTTATTATCTAAATATACTGTAACGTATCTAAATTTTGACTCATCTTTTACtattctatttattaaaaatgccGCCTCTACTTGCGTAAACCATAGAACAGGATTTTCCTTCCAAAACGGCGGTAAACGCACTTTTTGAGCAACTTCAATACTCGCACCATCAATAAGACTGGCGTTTTGATTTGAGCTAAGATTATCTTCCGATCTCACCGTTTCTTCGAAAGTTACTTCAGTAGGTTGTTGCATTGTTCTTTGTCCAGAAAAAGCTTGACGAGTAGGTGAATGTTCTAACGgcattttcttaaataatcgGGGTCACCAATTTGGTAAATCTCTAGTGAATTATATTAGAGattccaataaataaattaagatgatgtttattaacaaaactttaatagaattaaattcTTTGATCACAATATTTTTAGATCCAACTTCATTGATGGCAAACTATtgattaaacaaattgtattttgtcaatgacaagaaaataactaatttaaacatttgaatttaacgccaacttcacaaCGCTAACTTCACATTAGTGAGTGTCGCTACAGTCGCCacaaacagtcgactgaaaatagtaaccccaccactactaccctgatagcacaacagactccacggggagtgacgaaaacgattacaggtagactccacctggaaccagtccacgcggaatgcagctttctgcagtccagctggaacgccactctatcctggattccgcttccccgcaagatggcagcacggtcgcactgattaatgcggcgaatgccgttatacagggcagcgccgtcggtaagggcagatcgcactaatgtggcagatgtcgataaagtaaatttctattgtacaaatatgtagcagttttcctttttaccgacaatactgatttttgaatgaatattcagtcacatgcaaggagagaaaacgaaaaaaaaaataatttgtgcaaaataaaaattctctgcatcgattgcaagagatggaagctaagattaaaatgtccccatgcaaaaaaagacaaagtgtcgtataagggaaaagaaaatttactttttcttattttataatacgccgcagggagttggtaaagacacattgacaatgacacaaggaatatatatatataataaacattataattttttattattactatgctttattattggacgaacacctaaatatctcttcaggttattgtgatgcaaaaaatatttgttacgttacgtgcacggtgtgccagatatttggtccattgacaccatgcgcattacgtaacaaatattttttgcatcacaataacctgaagagatatttaggtgttcgtatttaaacggaacaccctgtatattgtgattattacacgttgttgcctctgcttcccgaaacttgtggcccgtagcacgttctggcataggtgggatacctaaaaaatacaaagaaaatcagtaatgtacaatatatgcatgtgtgttgaatggcataattagatatacgtaccacgcgaaaaattagaggtcttcctcttccccggttgccgcagcttccttctactccttccctggatagcacattatatttatcctctgttctgtaaattagattttcaattacacagtgagtaaaggtgagtatttaatcttcttcgcttattgctcatctcaacgaattttctaatttctggtgctacaattacaaaaggtcttctgacgtttttcatcaactaatatacctaactgattcaaatattgcaatgatatttataaaaaatcgattaagttgaactacaaacaaaacaatgtactaccagaaataaaaaaattcgatgatgagaagcaagtgaagaagattaaatacttgccttactgaattggtttaagccatcattttgccgatttagaatattgctaagctaattctaatctgaatgggccaaagctgaattgtgttggatttgt is part of the Lasioglossum baleicum chromosome 6, iyLasBale1, whole genome shotgun sequence genome and harbors:
- the LOC143209885 gene encoding uncharacterized protein LOC143209885; translation: MPLEHSPTRQAFSGQRTMQQPTEVTFEETVRSEDNLSSNQNASLIDGASIEVAQKVRLPPFWKENPVLWFTQVEAAFLINRIVKDESKFRYVTVYLDNKVLPLVEDILICPPENNKYLKLKERICNAFGESKEAKIRKLLGSHVLGDEKPSVFLHRLNNLAPGQINNEVLRSIFLEQLPENIRSILAISEVKDLSKLAIQADQILDMSRPTSSSVFSIESSQGGLIKKMSEEITELRKQMERLTHQNQRRERSFSRGRSNFKRWSTSQSKKKNEEVDTGADVSVIPRNMVRGVKSVVDFKLYAANNTVINTYGCSTRILDLGLRRPFRWQFIIADVKHPIIGADFLEFHGLLPDLRNKRLIDEQTLLSTKAKLTSKKQISVATVSNSCKFKELLRKYIEITKPSALTRVVHDVTHQIVTSGFPVSEKPRRLTPEKFAAAKQEFEFMLEQGICRPSSSQWASPLHMVRKPNGDWRPCGDFRRLNNITVRDNYPLPHIQDFTHHLAGCKVFTKIDLVKAYFQIPVAEEDLHKTAVTTPFGLFEFTRMPFGLRNAAQTFQRFVDTVLRGLSFCQAYLDDLLIASKDEEQHRIHLEQVFLRLKKYGLSINVSKSKFAQDEVEYLGYTVNRFGIRPLDRRVRAIIDFKKPNNISELRRC